In a genomic window of Hyphomicrobiales bacterium:
- a CDS encoding cation transporter, which translates to MAHGSKKVIFAALAGNSLIAVTKFVAASITGSSAMLSEGIHSLVDTGNQGLLLYGMKRAARPADRNHPFGYGVELYFWAFVVAILIFAVGSGVSIYEGIQKVLHPHPVESPYIAYGVLILAMIFEAGAWFIAFKEFANVKGKLGYLEAVRVSKDPTVFTVLFEDTAAMLGLLVAFFGLIGTQYLGLLWLDGAASIMIGLILAATAALLAYETKGLIIGEAADPEVVETIERIVAATPTVRHLNELRTLHRGPADILLALSVDFEDYLPAGKVEEAIYSMEQAIRARFPTISNVFIEVQAKRHHELLAEETGNGLVDEPDAAPETPSA; encoded by the coding sequence ATGGCCCATGGATCGAAGAAGGTGATTTTCGCCGCGCTCGCGGGTAACTCACTGATCGCCGTGACGAAATTCGTCGCCGCCTCCATCACCGGTTCGTCGGCGATGCTGTCCGAGGGCATCCACTCCCTCGTCGACACCGGTAATCAGGGCCTGCTGCTCTACGGCATGAAACGCGCCGCCCGCCCGGCCGACAGGAACCACCCGTTCGGCTATGGCGTCGAGCTCTATTTCTGGGCCTTCGTCGTCGCGATCCTGATCTTCGCCGTCGGCTCCGGCGTGTCGATTTACGAGGGCATCCAGAAGGTGCTGCATCCCCATCCCGTCGAAAGCCCGTATATCGCCTACGGGGTGCTCATTCTGGCGATGATCTTCGAGGCCGGCGCATGGTTCATAGCCTTCAAGGAATTCGCCAACGTCAAGGGAAAGCTCGGCTACCTGGAAGCCGTGCGGGTCTCCAAGGACCCCACCGTCTTCACCGTCCTGTTCGAGGACACCGCGGCCATGCTCGGCCTGCTCGTTGCCTTTTTCGGCCTCATCGGCACGCAATATCTGGGCCTCCTCTGGCTCGATGGTGCGGCCTCGATCATGATCGGCCTGATCCTGGCTGCGACCGCCGCCCTGCTCGCCTACGAGACCAAGGGCCTGATCATCGGCGAGGCTGCCGACCCCGAAGTGGTCGAGACCATCGAGCGGATCGTCGCCGCGACGCCGACCGTCCGCCATCTCAACGAGCTGCGCACGCTGCATCGCGGCCCGGCCGACATCCTCTTGGCGTTGTCAGTGGATTTCGAGGACTACCTGCCGGCCGGCAAGGTCGAGGAAGCGATCTATTCGATGGAACAGGCGATCCGTGCCCGTTTCCCAACCATCAGCAATGTCTTCATCGAGGTTCAGGCCAAACGCCACCACGAGCTGCTCGCGGAAGAAACCGGCAACGGCCTCGTCGACGAGCCTGACGCGGCGCCCGAAACACCCTCCGCCTGA
- a CDS encoding sigma-54-dependent Fis family transcriptional regulator: MKTILVIEDDKVLNHLIVSQLGMLDFAAHGAASWAEAERFLETTEPDLILLDIRLPDADGFELVAKLVPQTPLIVLTAYGSIEQAVAAMRAGASEYLVKPVNLEELELAVARTLDNVELRKSVQFYRTRQSAWRQSFLIGSSEELARVERLIEAVAEENTTVLIQGESGVGKELVAREIHDRSGRAEKNFVALDCCTLQETMFESELFGHEEGAFTGAPAFKSGLIETANGGTLFLDEISEISTSMQAKLLRTIESGRYRRFGGLKDLLAETRVVAATNRDLTDIVNDGQFRPDLFYRLSAFVIDVPPLRSRRDDIPELARHFLANHDFSRRISKEIAPDAERALLAYDWPGNVRELRNVIERAIIISGQEPVITAKHLGLSVSRPFGAAGSFTVKLAFESEPTLEEVKRGYFLNLYRKYGGHRMQIAESLGISERNVYRLVKRYGLK, encoded by the coding sequence ATGAAGACAATTCTCGTCATCGAGGACGACAAGGTTCTCAACCATCTTATTGTTTCGCAGCTCGGCATGCTCGATTTCGCAGCCCATGGCGCGGCGTCGTGGGCCGAAGCGGAACGCTTTCTGGAAACGACGGAGCCGGATCTGATCCTACTCGATATCCGCCTGCCGGATGCCGACGGATTTGAACTGGTTGCCAAGCTGGTGCCGCAGACGCCGCTGATCGTGCTGACCGCTTACGGCTCCATCGAGCAGGCGGTTGCGGCGATGCGGGCCGGCGCCAGTGAATATCTGGTCAAGCCGGTCAATCTGGAAGAGCTCGAGTTGGCGGTCGCGCGAACGCTCGACAATGTCGAACTGCGCAAGAGTGTCCAGTTCTACCGCACCCGGCAGAGCGCCTGGCGCCAGTCGTTCCTGATCGGCTCGAGCGAGGAACTGGCCCGCGTCGAACGGCTGATCGAGGCGGTCGCGGAAGAAAACACCACCGTGCTGATCCAGGGCGAAAGCGGCGTCGGCAAGGAGCTCGTGGCGCGTGAGATCCACGATCGCAGCGGTCGGGCGGAGAAGAACTTCGTCGCGCTCGATTGCTGCACGCTGCAGGAGACGATGTTCGAATCCGAGCTGTTCGGCCACGAGGAGGGCGCGTTTACCGGCGCGCCGGCGTTCAAGAGTGGCCTGATCGAAACCGCCAATGGCGGCACGCTGTTCCTTGATGAGATCAGCGAGATTTCGACCTCGATGCAGGCGAAGCTGCTGCGTACCATCGAGAGCGGCCGCTACCGCCGCTTCGGCGGCCTGAAGGACCTTCTGGCGGAAACAAGGGTCGTTGCGGCGACCAATCGGGACCTCACCGATATCGTCAATGACGGGCAGTTCCGGCCGGACCTGTTCTACCGTCTGAGCGCCTTCGTGATCGATGTGCCGCCGCTGCGGTCACGGCGTGACGATATTCCGGAACTGGCCCGGCATTTTCTTGCCAATCACGATTTCTCGCGGCGCATCTCGAAAGAGATTGCACCGGACGCCGAGCGCGCGCTGCTCGCCTACGACTGGCCGGGCAACGTGCGTGAGCTGCGCAACGTGATCGAGCGGGCGATCATCATCTCCGGCCAGGAGCCGGTGATCACCGCCAAGCATCTCGGGCTTTCGGTGTCGCGGCCATTCGGGGCTGCGGGGTCGTTCACGGTCAAGCTGGCGTTCGAATCCGAGCCGACGCTCGAAGAGGTCAAGCGCGGCTACTTCCTCAATCTCTATCGCAAGTATGGCGGCCACCGCATGCAGATCGCCGAGTCGCTCGGCATCAGCGAGCGCAACGTCTACCGGCTGGTGAAGCGCTACGGCCTGAAATAG
- a CDS encoding histidine kinase translates to MAWVATSLARKLVVRLSLVLGGVSILFLVLLVVLYRQQMLRTQGEVLSEVNGLLRVSLENAMLKRDLPGLRDIVRRLGERPDIVSVMIVNPDREVRFASHEHDLGRVLTAAVEEDCVDCLGEPNALSPTTRMISMAGDGDILRSIVPVPNRAPCKECHGDASEHPVNGVLVVDQAASGIRRQALTSFAVLGFSGLFVILLVGGAGAALLRADVVQPISRLYDASRSLSDGHLDTRVSIAGKDELAELGASFNEMAARLESSLKAIRERESFLQAMIDAIPDGIRVIDEDYNVVMVNSAYRGQQRSDVENLVGQPCYAAHGRDEPCIPTLETCPFHALGDGEMLKYMHRHIDASGKEIIVETTADRIVRRDADGRERVLIVEAMRDVGQQVRYSQEQRLAELGQLATGIAHEVYNPLSSVRLGLQALLRQSEKDAGLSEKTVDYLRLVDGEVTKCIEVTNRLLSLSLPPSKHLQLVSLKQVIDDTTSLLRYEAEQRGIDVDLRLGSEDARIFATESEMRMILLNLVQNAFHAMPDGGTVTIARDVEDGFVELSIGDTGVGIPAETLAHIFDPFFSKRADREQGTGLGLTIVKAVVARYRGKISIDSQVGVGTTFTLRFPEAGTGEIPGMQPDETT, encoded by the coding sequence TCGGGTGTCGCTCGAAAACGCGATGCTGAAGCGCGACCTTCCGGGCCTTCGCGATATCGTGCGCCGGCTTGGCGAACGCCCGGACATCGTCTCGGTGATGATCGTCAATCCCGACCGGGAGGTGCGCTTTGCCTCGCACGAGCATGATCTCGGGCGGGTGCTGACGGCCGCGGTCGAGGAGGACTGCGTCGACTGTCTTGGCGAGCCCAACGCGTTGTCGCCGACGACGCGGATGATCTCGATGGCCGGTGACGGCGATATCCTGCGTAGCATCGTGCCGGTGCCCAACCGCGCGCCGTGCAAGGAGTGCCATGGCGACGCGTCGGAACATCCGGTCAACGGGGTTCTGGTGGTCGATCAGGCGGCGAGCGGTATCCGCCGTCAGGCGCTGACGTCTTTTGCCGTGCTCGGCTTTTCCGGGTTGTTCGTGATCCTGCTGGTCGGCGGGGCCGGGGCCGCGTTGCTGCGCGCCGATGTGGTGCAGCCTATTTCGCGTCTTTACGATGCGAGCCGCAGCCTGTCCGATGGACATCTCGATACGCGGGTGTCGATCGCCGGCAAGGACGAACTGGCGGAGCTCGGCGCCAGCTTCAACGAAATGGCGGCGCGGCTGGAATCCAGCCTCAAGGCGATCCGCGAACGCGAGAGCTTTCTGCAGGCGATGATCGACGCCATTCCCGACGGCATTCGGGTCATCGACGAGGACTACAACGTCGTGATGGTCAACAGCGCCTATCGCGGCCAGCAGCGCAGCGATGTCGAAAACCTGGTCGGACAGCCCTGCTACGCGGCCCATGGGCGTGACGAGCCGTGCATTCCGACCCTTGAGACATGCCCGTTCCACGCGCTCGGCGATGGTGAGATGCTGAAATACATGCATCGGCACATCGACGCGTCCGGCAAGGAGATCATTGTCGAGACGACGGCGGACAGGATCGTGCGCAGAGATGCCGATGGCCGCGAACGGGTGCTGATCGTCGAGGCGATGCGCGATGTGGGCCAGCAGGTCCGTTACTCGCAGGAACAGCGGCTTGCCGAACTGGGCCAGCTCGCGACCGGTATCGCCCACGAGGTCTACAATCCGCTTTCCTCGGTTCGTCTTGGTTTGCAGGCGCTGCTGCGGCAATCGGAAAAGGACGCGGGCCTTTCCGAGAAAACGGTCGACTATCTGCGGCTGGTCGACGGCGAAGTCACCAAATGTATCGAGGTCACCAACCGGCTGTTGTCGTTGAGCCTGCCGCCGAGCAAGCATCTGCAACTGGTTTCGCTGAAGCAGGTGATCGACGATACGACGTCACTCTTGCGTTATGAGGCCGAGCAGCGCGGGATCGATGTCGACCTGCGGCTTGGCAGCGAGGATGCCCGAATATTCGCGACAGAGAGCGAGATGCGTATGATCCTGCTCAATCTCGTACAGAACGCGTTCCACGCGATGCCGGATGGCGGCACGGTCACGATTGCCCGCGATGTCGAGGACGGGTTCGTCGAGCTTTCGATCGGCGATACCGGTGTCGGCATCCCGGCGGAAACGCTTGCGCATATTTTCGATCCGTTCTTCAGCAAGCGTGCCGACCGGGAGCAGGGAACAGGCCTTGGTCTCACAATCGTCAAGGCCGTGGTCGCCCGCTATCGCGGCAAGATTTCAATCGACAGCCAGGTCGGCGTGGGCACGACCTTCACGCTGCGCTTCCCCGAGGCCGGTACGGGCGAGATCCCCGGTATGCAGCCGGATGAAACGACATGA